The following coding sequences lie in one Gorilla gorilla gorilla isolate KB3781 chromosome 5, NHGRI_mGorGor1-v2.1_pri, whole genome shotgun sequence genomic window:
- the LOC101148684 gene encoding glutathione S-transferase A2 — MAEKLKLHYSNIRGRMESIRWLLAAAGVEFEEKVIKSAEDLDKLRNDGYLMFQQVPMVEIDGMKLVQTRAILNYIASKYNLYGKDIKEKALIDMYIEGIADLGEMILLLPFSQPEEQDAKLALIKEKTKNRYFPAFEKVLKSHGQDYLVGNKLSRADIHLVELLYYVEELDSSLISSFPLLKALKTRISNLPTVKKFLQPGSPRKPPMDAKSLEESRKIFRF, encoded by the exons ATGGCAGAGAAGCTCAAGCTCCACTACTCCAACATACGGGGCAGAATGGAGTCCATCCGGTGGCTCCTGGCTGCAGCTGGAGTAGAG TTTGAAGAGAAAGTTATAAAATCTGCAGAAGATTTGGACAAGTTAAGAAATG ATGGATATTTGATGTTCCAGCAAGTGCCAATGGTTGAGATTGATGGGATGAAGCTGGTGCAGACCAGAGCCATTCTCAACTACATTGCCAGCAAATACAACCTCTATGGGAAAGACATAAAGGAGAAAGCCCT gATTGATATGTATATAGAAGGTATAGCAGATTTGGGTGAAATGATCCTTCTTCTGCCCTTTAGTCAACCTGAGGAACAAGATGCCAAGCTTGCCTTgatcaaagagaaaacaaaaaatcgCTACTTCCCTGCCTTTGAAAAA GTCTTAAAGAGCCACGGACAAGACTACCTTGTTGGCAACAAGCTGAGCCGGGCTGACATTCACCTGGTGGAACTTCTCTACTACGTGGAAGAGCTTGACTCTAGCCTTATTTCCAGCTTCCCTCTGCTGAAG GCCCTGAAAACCAGAATCAGTAACCTGCCCACAGTGAAGAAGTTTCTACAGCCTGGCAGCCCAAGGAAGCCTCCCATGGATGCGAAATCTTTAGAAGAATCAAGGAAGATTTTCAGATTTTAA